A part of Denitratisoma oestradiolicum genomic DNA contains:
- a CDS encoding phage baseplate assembly protein V, translating into MTERNLHQDMTEAERRISNVALMGQVVALDTARARVRVQAGPITTGWLPFATVRAGLDRTWHPSEPGEQVLLVAPGGDLNQGVVVGSIYRAEHPAPADSADISRTLFKDGAVMEYDRAQHHWRLAVPAGGKIVLQIGATTLELRDDGTTFSTPKLLADAAESTFTGTVLVKKLFTYLKGLVGKGSGGAGASIEGDIQVNGNVSATGSIMDAGGNSNHHSH; encoded by the coding sequence ATGACCGAGCGCAACCTGCACCAGGACATGACCGAGGCAGAGCGACGCATCAGTAACGTGGCGCTGATGGGCCAGGTGGTGGCGCTCGACACGGCGCGTGCCCGCGTGCGGGTGCAGGCTGGTCCCATCACCACGGGCTGGTTGCCTTTTGCGACGGTACGGGCCGGGCTGGATCGGACCTGGCATCCGTCAGAGCCGGGCGAGCAGGTGTTGCTGGTCGCACCGGGCGGTGATCTCAACCAGGGCGTGGTGGTGGGCTCGATCTACCGCGCCGAGCATCCGGCTCCGGCCGATTCGGCGGATATCTCGCGCACCCTGTTCAAGGATGGGGCGGTGATGGAGTACGACCGCGCCCAGCACCACTGGCGTTTGGCTGTACCGGCCGGTGGAAAGATCGTGCTGCAGATTGGCGCTACCACCCTGGAGCTGCGTGATGACGGCACGACATTCTCGACGCCGAAACTTCTCGCCGATGCCGCAGAGAGCACCTTCACCGGCACGGTGTTGGTGAAGAAGCTCTTCACCTACCTCAAGGGGCTGGTCGGCAAAGGCAGTGGTGGTGCCGGGGCAAGCATTGAGGGCGACATTCAGGTCAACGGTAATGTCTCGGCCACCGGCTCCATCATGGACGCCGGCGGCAACTCGAACCATCACTCGCATTGA
- a CDS encoding helix-turn-helix domain-containing protein gives MNAAIDVKHLLPVWEQFRAATDIAPIRDEAHYARMTEMLEALLDETQGDENHPAMGLVDIVGDLIEDYEAEHHPLPETTGVQALKFLMEQHGLKQSDLSEIGSQGVVSEILTGKRELNIRQVRALSERFGFLPQPLFETNTAGR, from the coding sequence ATGAATGCAGCCATCGACGTGAAGCACCTGCTCCCTGTCTGGGAACAGTTCCGTGCCGCCACTGATATCGCCCCCATTCGGGACGAGGCCCACTACGCGCGGATGACCGAAATGCTCGAAGCCCTGCTGGATGAAACCCAGGGCGATGAAAACCATCCCGCCATGGGCTTGGTTGACATCGTGGGCGACCTGATCGAGGACTACGAGGCTGAGCATCACCCACTGCCCGAGACCACCGGCGTGCAAGCCCTGAAATTCCTGATGGAGCAGCACGGCCTGAAGCAAAGTGATCTTTCCGAAATCGGCAGCCAGGGCGTTGTCTCTGAAATTCTGACCGGCAAGCGCGAGCTCAACATTCGGCAAGTGCGGGCGCTGAGCGAGCGTTTCGGGTTTCTGCCGCAACCTTTGTTTGAAACGAATACCGCCGGCAGGTGA
- a CDS encoding type II toxin-antitoxin system HigB family toxin, which produces MKIISNSALRAFAADHPQAEAPLQGWRRVIEKNRFANWAELKAAFNAVDKVGELVVFDIGGNKYRLIAYIRFEKQIVYIKAVLTHRDYDKGAWKS; this is translated from the coding sequence ATGAAAATCATCAGCAACAGCGCCCTGCGGGCCTTCGCTGCCGATCATCCTCAGGCCGAAGCCCCCTTGCAGGGATGGCGGCGGGTGATTGAAAAGAACCGGTTTGCCAACTGGGCCGAGCTCAAAGCCGCCTTCAATGCGGTGGACAAGGTTGGCGAGTTGGTGGTGTTCGATATTGGCGGCAACAAGTACCGTCTGATCGCTTACATCCGGTTCGAGAAGCAAATCGTGTACATCAAGGCGGTGCTCACCCACCGGGATTACGACAAAGGAGCGTGGAAATCATGA
- a CDS encoding GPW/gp25 family protein, with protein sequence MLGINAQTGQPLAGIDHLRQSIRDILTTRIGTRVMRRDYGSRLPTLVDNPMTPRLAMDLYSATAEALARWEPRFKLTRVRIARAEVGQVVLDLEGIYLPDGQATVLTAVEV encoded by the coding sequence ATGCTAGGAATCAACGCCCAAACTGGCCAGCCCCTGGCTGGCATCGACCACCTGCGCCAGAGCATCCGCGACATCCTGACCACCCGCATCGGCACGCGTGTGATGCGCCGTGACTATGGCTCACGCCTGCCAACGCTGGTCGACAACCCCATGACCCCGAGGTTGGCCATGGATCTGTATTCAGCCACCGCCGAGGCGCTGGCGCGTTGGGAGCCGCGTTTCAAGCTCACCCGGGTGCGCATCGCCAGAGCAGAAGTCGGGCAAGTCGTGCTCGATCTGGAAGGCATCTATCTGCCCGATGGCCAGGCCACGGTCCTTACCGCAGTAGAGGTGTGA
- a CDS encoding baseplate assembly protein, with protein sequence MTTLSDLASLPTPAVIETLSFETIFSELQTEFQSRYPDYSALLASDPAVKLLEVAAYREVLLRNRINAAAKASLLAFATGSDLDHLAAFYGVTRLMAETDEALRLRTRQRIIGFANAGGAAHYRYWALSASPEVADVEVDSPEPGRVRISVLAKGEADTVPDAVLDAVRAVVLRDDIRVLTDTVEVVPAELIPVTVSARIWLYPDTPVAAFEAIVARFKEALAAQSGLGWDLTPSWLIGALQRPGVHKVELHSPTTDIRANANQAVRLMNLNLEFAGRDR encoded by the coding sequence ATGACCACGCTCAGTGATCTGGCGAGTTTGCCAACCCCGGCAGTGATCGAGACCTTGTCCTTCGAGACGATCTTCTCTGAACTGCAGACCGAGTTTCAATCCCGCTATCCGGACTACTCGGCCCTCTTGGCCTCGGACCCGGCAGTCAAGCTTCTGGAGGTCGCGGCTTATCGTGAAGTGCTGCTCAGGAACCGCATCAACGCCGCTGCCAAGGCCTCCCTCCTGGCCTTTGCCACCGGCAGCGATCTCGACCACCTGGCCGCTTTCTACGGCGTGACGCGTTTGATGGCTGAGACCGATGAGGCGCTGCGCCTGCGCACCCGTCAACGCATCATCGGCTTTGCCAATGCCGGTGGCGCGGCACACTACCGCTACTGGGCGCTCTCGGCCTCCCCCGAGGTGGCCGATGTTGAGGTCGACAGCCCGGAACCCGGGCGTGTGCGCATCAGCGTGCTCGCCAAGGGCGAAGCAGACACTGTCCCGGATGCGGTGCTCGATGCCGTGCGCGCTGTGGTGTTGCGCGACGACATCCGGGTGCTGACCGATACCGTCGAGGTGGTGCCGGCCGAACTCATTCCCGTCACGGTGAGCGCCCGGATCTGGCTCTACCCCGATACACCCGTGGCGGCCTTCGAGGCCATCGTGGCACGGTTCAAGGAAGCGTTGGCTGCGCAGTCGGGCCTGGGCTGGGATCTGACACCGTCCTGGTTGATTGGCGCGTTGCAGCGTCCTGGCGTGCACAAGGTCGAGTTGCATTCACCCACGACCGACATTCGCGCCAACGCCAACCAAGCGGTGCGGCTGATGAATCTGAATCTGGAATTTGCGGGGAGGGATCGATAG
- a CDS encoding phage tail protein, producing MTADHLLPANATPLERALSLATNSLSRLTLPADAIRQFKTDPSDPLLPWLIWEYGLGELLPYLPEPRALIAEGILWQRLRGTPAALATALSWIGMRATVEQEPPGVRFAEFQLDPGEVLDNDTAIANLIAIARLSAPARSRLSRIYHGHDLRRVLLDESRLGEALLSDHSGVFWRDGQTKLSFGRGHQWVNPPPDIVLAPAREAVRFVVARLIDRTLLDFSSLGEPGHTLNEEILHSHLFTLANALGVPDPLGMRPERRFCRAMVVLSDSTPLGDINANLPRFVWRETGAPIALGSGDRLSATPHRLTRVEVLERFVRGHPGDLVVPTLALQSHRARQAISRVQARADQALGMWALGESLPSLDQGFVRRDHTRGNPALPDAAGWRSRLYQRAQVVLSEVILGEINTRTPRRALLRTRPLSTLGDLTLGDVAEVEWRTLTEMHIAISGFTDATPYGFVETPSSLSRLLTRSTGRNTHTQAAPSRVALASGRATWSGQTWTGVRWPTSSWTDTRELIGCAHSTQS from the coding sequence ATGACCGCTGACCATCTGCTGCCCGCTAATGCCACACCGCTGGAGCGGGCGCTATCCCTGGCGACCAATTCGTTGTCCCGGCTGACACTGCCGGCAGATGCGATCCGCCAGTTCAAGACCGATCCGTCTGACCCGCTGCTGCCTTGGCTGATCTGGGAATACGGGCTGGGCGAATTGCTGCCCTATTTGCCGGAGCCGCGCGCGCTCATCGCTGAGGGCATCCTCTGGCAGAGACTGCGTGGCACCCCGGCCGCGCTGGCGACCGCCTTGTCCTGGATCGGGATGCGCGCCACGGTCGAGCAGGAACCGCCCGGTGTTCGCTTTGCCGAGTTTCAACTCGATCCGGGAGAAGTGCTCGACAACGACACGGCGATTGCCAACCTGATCGCCATCGCCCGTCTGTCGGCACCGGCCCGCAGTCGGCTGTCACGCATCTATCACGGCCATGACCTGCGCCGCGTCTTGCTCGATGAGAGTCGGCTGGGCGAGGCGCTGCTGTCCGATCACAGTGGGGTGTTCTGGCGGGACGGGCAGACCAAGTTGTCCTTTGGCCGGGGCCACCAATGGGTGAACCCACCGCCCGACATCGTGCTGGCGCCCGCGCGGGAGGCTGTGCGCTTTGTGGTAGCCCGCCTGATCGACCGCACCCTGTTGGACTTTTCCAGCTTGGGTGAACCAGGCCACACGCTCAACGAGGAGATCCTGCACTCGCACCTGTTCACGCTCGCTAATGCGCTGGGCGTGCCTGATCCATTGGGGATGCGCCCCGAGCGGAGGTTTTGCCGGGCGATGGTGGTGCTCTCGGACAGCACGCCCTTGGGCGACATCAACGCCAACCTGCCGCGCTTTGTCTGGCGGGAGACGGGCGCGCCGATAGCGCTGGGTAGCGGTGACCGGTTGTCCGCAACGCCACACCGGCTGACACGGGTAGAAGTGTTGGAGCGCTTCGTTCGTGGCCATCCGGGTGATCTGGTCGTGCCGACCTTGGCTCTACAGAGTCACCGTGCTCGGCAGGCTATCTCCCGGGTTCAGGCCCGTGCCGATCAGGCGCTGGGGATGTGGGCCTTGGGCGAATCGTTGCCTAGCCTGGACCAGGGTTTTGTACGCCGCGATCACACCCGAGGCAACCCTGCCTTGCCCGATGCCGCTGGCTGGCGGTCACGCCTGTATCAACGGGCTCAGGTGGTGCTCAGTGAAGTCATTCTGGGCGAGATCAATACCCGCACGCCCCGGCGAGCACTGCTGCGCACACGGCCGCTGTCCACCCTCGGCGATCTCACCTTGGGTGATGTGGCCGAGGTCGAGTGGCGAACGCTGACCGAGATGCACATCGCTATCTCGGGCTTCACCGATGCGACGCCCTACGGGTTTGTAGAAACGCCAAGCAGCCTGTCGCGCTTGCTGACCCGAAGCACCGGGCGCAACACCCACACGCAGGCTGCGCCCTCGCGTGTGGCCTTGGCCAGCGGTCGTGCCACCTGGAGCGGCCAGACCTGGACCGGCGTGCGCTGGCCGACCTCGAGTTGGACCGACACCCGCGAGCTGATTGGCTGCGCCCACAGCACGCAGTCCTGA
- a CDS encoding DUF4815 domain-containing protein has product MIERYYNLFDPAKHYTQLLFRAGDGLQSRELNEIQTTLIHRLQGVADALLKDGDIVSGANLQIEADSGLVTLEAGRVYLRGAVREVPAATFTVPVDGRVAVGVRFTTRTVTELEDPNLREPAVGVRNYQEPGAGRLQETLAWGWEGAGTSDGQPGDFHAVYALDNGILENRRQPPVLDGVIASLARYDYDANGHYVTEGLGVRFLSTNTDAQEHIFSVAEGRANIDGFKVERSQSQRLRLPIDPDLQRVSSEPQVFNDSGDGSMVVTINRPPLAQVLDIKVTQQKTETVVHGAFTGSRDVLTEPTVVAVLTIKQGTTTYAQGTDYKVVGDEIDWSPGGAEPAPGSSYQVTYQYIASITPTHLTDTGFKVTGVVQGSTMYIDYQWKLPRVDVLALTADGQVERIKGISQVRNPIAPTVPASRLALAEIAYDWRNGAEPAVRNIAIRTIKVSELTAMQRQIADLYDLMALERLRVDANIREPAAKKGLFVDNFLDDDLRDQGVAQTGAVVAGVLTLPITASAQHAKDNGNTLLTLDYTLTPVVEQLARTGSMKINPYQAFEPVPARVTLNPAVDQFTVTNTTWASDVTERLITGSGVLEQVVETRRSEQVLASSSEEAQFLRSLQVDYTVMGFGPNEALAQLRFDGIGIGQPAGTAANASGLLTGSFQIPQAIPAGAKLVEFLGAGGSYGSATYVGRGQIVTETRRRILTTVVRRWDPLAQTFTLPERRTIGGLELWFTTKGGSAPVIVQIRETQVGMPTTTVLTEGRLAASDIKTDGNPTRITLDPVALEANREYAIVVLTDDANHAVSVAELGKYDPRTGWVTAQPYQIGCTALIEQWHHLDTAPDAGPDVSAAGLPVFADEQDGLAGPVHGDQPVGCDGTRGR; this is encoded by the coding sequence ATGATCGAGCGTTACTACAACCTGTTTGACCCGGCCAAGCACTACACCCAGCTCTTGTTCCGCGCCGGCGACGGCCTGCAATCCCGAGAACTCAACGAGATCCAGACCACCCTGATCCACCGTCTGCAGGGCGTGGCTGATGCGCTGTTGAAGGATGGCGACATCGTCAGCGGGGCCAACCTGCAGATCGAGGCTGATTCGGGCCTCGTGACCCTGGAAGCCGGTCGTGTCTATCTGCGTGGCGCGGTGCGCGAGGTGCCTGCCGCCACGTTCACAGTGCCGGTCGATGGTCGGGTGGCCGTCGGCGTGCGCTTCACTACCCGCACGGTCACCGAACTCGAAGACCCCAACCTTCGCGAACCCGCCGTCGGCGTGCGCAACTACCAGGAGCCGGGTGCCGGGCGGCTGCAGGAGACCCTCGCCTGGGGCTGGGAAGGTGCCGGCACCAGTGATGGCCAGCCCGGTGATTTCCACGCAGTCTATGCGCTGGACAACGGCATCCTGGAGAACCGCCGCCAGCCGCCGGTGCTCGATGGCGTGATTGCGAGCCTGGCGCGCTACGACTATGACGCCAACGGCCACTACGTGACCGAAGGGCTGGGCGTGCGTTTCCTCAGCACCAATACCGATGCCCAAGAGCACATTTTCTCGGTCGCCGAGGGCCGCGCCAACATCGACGGCTTCAAGGTCGAGCGCAGCCAATCGCAGCGCCTGCGGCTGCCCATTGACCCGGACCTGCAGCGGGTGTCCTCGGAACCGCAGGTCTTCAACGACAGCGGCGATGGCTCGATGGTCGTCACGATCAACCGTCCGCCGTTGGCGCAGGTGCTCGACATCAAGGTGACCCAGCAGAAGACCGAGACCGTGGTCCATGGCGCTTTCACCGGCAGTCGCGATGTCTTGACCGAACCGACGGTGGTGGCCGTGCTCACCATCAAACAAGGCACGACCACCTACGCCCAGGGCACCGACTACAAGGTCGTCGGCGATGAGATCGACTGGAGTCCGGGCGGTGCCGAGCCGGCACCCGGATCGAGCTACCAGGTCACCTACCAGTACATCGCCAGCATCACCCCGACCCACCTGACCGACACCGGCTTCAAGGTCACGGGCGTGGTGCAGGGTTCCACGATGTATATCGACTACCAGTGGAAGCTGCCGCGCGTGGATGTGCTGGCGCTCACCGCCGATGGCCAGGTGGAACGCATCAAGGGGATTTCACAGGTGAGGAACCCCATCGCGCCCACGGTGCCCGCTTCGCGGCTGGCGCTGGCCGAGATCGCCTATGACTGGCGCAATGGCGCTGAGCCTGCGGTGCGCAATATTGCGATTCGCACCATCAAGGTCTCGGAACTGACCGCGATGCAGCGCCAGATTGCCGACCTCTATGACCTGATGGCGCTGGAGCGCCTGCGGGTGGACGCCAACATCCGTGAGCCCGCCGCCAAGAAGGGGCTGTTCGTCGACAACTTTCTCGACGATGACTTGCGCGACCAGGGTGTGGCGCAGACCGGCGCGGTGGTGGCGGGTGTCCTGACCCTGCCGATCACCGCCAGTGCCCAGCACGCCAAGGACAACGGAAACACGCTACTGACACTGGACTACACCCTGACGCCTGTGGTGGAACAGTTGGCCCGCACAGGGTCGATGAAGATCAACCCCTACCAGGCCTTTGAGCCTGTGCCGGCCCGGGTGACGTTGAACCCTGCGGTTGACCAGTTCACCGTCACAAACACCACCTGGGCGTCGGACGTCACCGAGCGCCTGATCACTGGCAGCGGTGTGCTCGAACAGGTCGTGGAGACGCGTCGTTCGGAGCAGGTGCTTGCTTCCTCGAGTGAGGAAGCCCAGTTTCTGCGCAGCTTGCAGGTCGACTACACAGTCATGGGGTTTGGGCCGAACGAAGCCCTGGCACAACTGCGCTTCGATGGCATCGGGATCGGCCAGCCAGCCGGCACGGCAGCCAATGCTTCCGGTCTGCTCACGGGCAGCTTCCAGATACCGCAGGCGATTCCGGCTGGCGCCAAGTTGGTGGAATTCCTGGGTGCCGGCGGCAGCTACGGCTCGGCGACTTATGTCGGGCGAGGCCAGATCGTCACCGAAACGCGCCGACGCATTCTGACTACGGTGGTGCGCCGTTGGGACCCGCTAGCGCAGACCTTCACGCTGCCCGAGCGCCGCACCATCGGCGGGCTGGAGCTGTGGTTCACCACCAAGGGTGGCTCGGCTCCCGTGATCGTGCAGATCCGCGAGACGCAGGTCGGCATGCCCACCACCACGGTGCTGACTGAAGGTCGCTTGGCGGCCTCGGACATCAAGACCGACGGCAACCCGACCCGGATCACGCTCGATCCGGTGGCGCTCGAGGCCAACCGCGAGTACGCCATCGTGGTGCTCACGGACGACGCGAACCACGCCGTGTCGGTCGCGGAACTCGGCAAGTACGACCCGCGCACCGGTTGGGTCACCGCTCAGCCCTACCAGATCGGTTGTACTGCTCTCATCGAGCAATGGCATCACCTGGACACCGCACCAGACGCAGGACCTGACGTTTCGGCTGCTGGGCTGCCGGTTTTCGCAGACGAGCAAGACGGTCTCGCTGGGCCAGTACACGGTGACCAACCTGTCGGATGTGATGGCACTCGCGGGCGTTGA